A genomic segment from Solenopsis invicta isolate M01_SB chromosome 5, UNIL_Sinv_3.0, whole genome shotgun sequence encodes:
- the LOC120357968 gene encoding uncharacterized protein LOC120357968 — protein sequence MYLSPFLSAVSGLSESLFAKTAWRKLRLLTPKIDLIVDKYCGKRPYRCTLEDKKEIEEQIGKLLEKGLIEESYSPFAAPVTLAYKRDEGKRSRLCIDFRDLNKIIIPQAQPFPIIDDLIIKTRNSKSVIYLGHIIENNTVRPVKDNLTSIQNFPTPKTQKNIRQFLGKVNFYHEYIPKSSILLDPLHRLLRKNEKFIWAEDCERSFTEIKKLLCSQPVLEIFDKDLLTRIYTDASLEGIGAIFKQVQHNGIEKPVAYFSKKLNESQKRKKAIYLECLAIKEAVKYWQHWLIGRRFEVYSDHKPLESMNIKARTDEELGDLMYYLSQYDFQIKYVPGKDNAEADCLSRNPVLEPTRNLTENIKKICKTCEVCIKNKSRGQEKYGRMSQLGPATRPFEIMSMDTIGGFGGLRSTKKYLHLLVDHFTRYAFIATSKTQNATDFIKLVKNVLETDKIETILTDQYPGINSREFKEYLEENDVRLIFTAYLLDGTDTSILPEELRREKHQEDWMKDKELALERTIKSHDYKKKLFDKNRKHHEFNTGDMVYIENGNRLNRKKLDDLRIGPLEIIEKISNSIYRIKTNRKKSGTSLFHITKLIPISDIDKDADEED from the exons atgtacTTGAGCCCGTTTTTATCGGCGGTATCGGGATTATCGGAATCGCTCTTTGCCAAGACtgcttggcggaagctaaggctctTAACTCCCAA GATAGATCTAATCGTGGATAAATACTGTGGTAAAAGACCGTACAGATGTACattagaagataaaaaagaaattgaagagCAAATAGGGAAATTGCTAGAGAAAGGATTAATTGAAGAATCCTACAGCCCTTTCGCTGCACCAGTGACACTAGCATATAAAAGAGACGAAGGGAAGAGATCTAGATTGTGTATAGACTTTAGAGACCTAAATAAGATTATCATACCACAAGCCCAACCATTTCCAATAATAGACGACCTGATAATAAAAACGAGAAACT CAAAATCAGTGATATATCTCGGACACATAATAGAAAACAATACAGTGAGACCAGTAAAAGACAATTTAACCtcaattcaaaattttccaaCTCCTAAAACACAAAAGAACATCCGACAATTCTTAGGGAAAGTCAATTTCTATCATGAGTACATACCGAAAAGCTCGATATTGTTAGACCCACTACATAGATTATTgaggaaaaatgaaaaatttatatgggCAGAAGACTGTGAAAGGTCTTTtacagaaataaagaaattgctATGCTCTCAACCAGTGCTAGAAATATTCGACAAAGATTTGCTTACACGGATTTACACAGACGCATCACTTGAAGGCATAGGTGCAATATTCAAACAGGTACAGCATAACGGAATAGAGAAGCCAGTAGCATACTTCTCAAAGAAACTAAATGAatcgcaaaaaagaaaaaaagcgatATACTTGGAATGCCTGGCTATCAAAGAGGCGGTAAAATATTGGCAACACTGGTTGATCGGAAGAAGATTTGAAGTGTACTCAGATCATAAACCGCTGGAGAGCATGAACATCAAGGCCAGAACGGACGAAGAGTTAGGCGACTTAATGTATTATTTGTCACAGTATGAtttccaaataaaatatgttcCAGGAAAGGATAACGCCGAAGCAGATTGCCTAAGCCGAAATCCAGTATTAGAACCAA CCAGAAatctaacagaaaatataaaaaagatatgcaAGACATGTGAAgtatgtatcaaaaataaatctaGAGGTCAAGAAAAATATGGCCGGATGTCACAGTTAGGACCAGCAACCAGACCGTTCGAAATAATGTCAATGGACACTATTGGAGGCTTTGGAGGACTAAGATCAACAAAAAAATACCTTCATCTACTGGTTGACCATTTTACCAGATACGCATTTATTGCAACTTCGAAGACACAAAATGCTACGGATTTTATCAAGCTAGTGAAAAACGTTCTAGAAACAGACAAGATTGAAACGATACTCACAGACCAATACCCAGGCATCAACtcaagagaatttaaagaaTACCTAGAAGAAAACGATGTTAGATTGATTTTCACTGCT TATCTGCTGGATGGCACGGACACAAGTATTTTACCTGAAGAACTGAGAAGAGAAAAACATCAAGAGGACTGGATGAAAGATAAAGAATTAGCCCTAGAGAGAACTATTAAGTCacatgattataaaaaaaaactatttgataaaaatagaaaacatcaTGAGTTTAATACAGGTGACATGGTATATATAGAAAATGGTAATAGATTGAATAGGAAAAAGCTAGACGATTTGAGAATTGGACCACTtgagataatagaaaaaatatcgaaCTCGATATACAGAATTAAGACTAATAGGAAAAAATCAGGAACAAGCTTGTTCCACATAACAAAACTAATTCCAATATCAGATATAGATAAGGACGCAGACGAAGAGGATTGA